The following proteins are co-located in the Verrucomicrobiia bacterium genome:
- a CDS encoding cobalamin B12-binding domain-containing protein codes for MKRPLKVLIAKAGLDGHERGALVVAMGLRDAGMEVVYTGIRNTPEQIVAAAIQEDVDVIGLSSLSGGHMAQFTRVMELLKKEKVTGLLVFAGGIIPDDDVKKLKKLGIKEVFGPGSTIASIAEFIIKSRR; via the coding sequence CCAAAGCGGGCCTCGACGGCCATGAACGTGGTGCGCTCGTCGTCGCCATGGGCCTGCGCGATGCGGGGATGGAAGTCGTCTACACCGGCATCCGCAACACCCCCGAGCAAATCGTTGCCGCCGCGATACAAGAGGACGTGGACGTGATCGGCTTGAGTTCGCTTTCGGGCGGACACATGGCGCAGTTCACGCGCGTGATGGAATTGCTGAAGAAAGAAAAAGTTACGGGCCTGCTGGTTTTTGCGGGCGGCATTATTCCCGACGACGACGTGAAAAAACTTAAGAAGCTCGGGATCAAGGAAGTCTTCGGCCCGGGCAGCACCATCGCGAGCATCGCGGAATTCATCATCAAGAGTCGCCGATGA